AACTGGTGCTAGACTACTTCGCATCATCCTTTTCTGACAATTAAATAAAAATTACTTGGTTTCCCAGAAAACGGTTATAGACCAGCATAGGCCTATAACCCATACATTTCACAATTAACCCCAACTGCATTCTctattgttctctctcttcccttatcCTTCTTTCTTACGCACGTAGCTTCTTTTTGGAGTCtacttcttttctctctgtgttttcaTGTTGCATATCTGCCGATAGTTTCTCCATGTGAGAGGTACGCCCCGGTGAAAACAGCTGCAGAGGACTACGCAATGGTAATCTTACCTCTGCTGGTAGACACTGTACGTAGTAGACTCCTCAACTGCCATACATtgcattcgtttcacatctcaGTTAATAAACGCATAGCTGAAGCTAAATATTACAGGACATATATTAACAGGGGGACTTGACTGGTATGTGAGACCAATTTGTGTCACAGCTCAAAGTCGCATCACAGACTATCACCCTGTAGATATACACGACCTGTGTTAGAAACAGATGATTCTGCATGGACAGCATCAACCCTACTCCAACGAGCTGGTCATGAATTCCAAGCTACCAGACGGGGAAAATTATGTTTTCACTGATTTGCCAATACATTTGCTAACTCATTTTAACTCTGTATCCCCAGGAAAGCGAGGTCAGTAGCAGACTCAACAGCACAGTGTGCGGGGAAACCGACAAACCAGTCTGTGAGGAAAATGGAGTAAGTATTGGCGTTCATCTACATATTCATTGCCTCTTGcccacctgtcctgcatgtccTTTAGTTATCAAGGCTTCTGCTGAGTTTGGTAACAACCCATTAATTTGAACCAGGTGAGTTTGAatagggaaacatctagaatctGTAGGGCAGGGTTTCACtaggaccaggattgggaaagccTGTTCTACTGTAGGATAAAGCAAAGCCTTACAGTATGTCTGTCTTCTTCGTATATGCCAACTACCCAGTCTTAATTTCTGATCAGAGTAGATAAGAGAAATAGACAGTCAGAAACAATGTATCGTCGACGCAAATATCACAAGCTAAGTTAACCCCATACCCGTGAAATCAGCTCGGCAATACCAAGCaataaaaagtaataaaaacCAAAGTTCATTTCTGTTTCGTGGATATTTACCTCTCTCTGTAGGAGAGTCTATCCATTATAAACATGGTATGCAGAAGACACTTCAAGCTGAGCAGTGTGCCCAGAGCCAAGCATCTAACAAAGGAGATCCTGACATCTCTGGACTGTCCATGTCCTTCTAAACAGGTACAGTGAGATTCAGAAGCACGGTTCTGGTATATATATCTTTTTGGCGGGTGTTTTTGATTCAGCTCTGTGTCATttgccagaggcagagagggaaggagcgagAAGGTccggcagggggagagagaggatcgggatcaggaggaggtggaggacgaCCAGGGAGAGGAAAGGCTGAACagcgaggtgaaggaggagcagggagaggagaggctggacagcgaggtgaaggaggagcagggagaggagaggctggacagcgaggtgaaggaggagcagggagaggagaggctggacagcgaggtgaaggaggagcagggagaggagaggctggacagcgaggtgaaggaggagcagggagaggagaggctggacagcgaggtgaaggaggagcggGGCGAGGAGAGCGTGGACAGCGAGGAGGCCCAGGAGGAGCGGGGCGAGGAGGGGGACACAGAGACACCAGGCAGCTGTGCAGACTGAAACTCGCCCTGGAAGGGCTGAAACTCTGTTACCAGGCCCTGGCTAGCGGACACGGACCGGGGACATAGGAAGTAGCAGCAGGTGCTACCAGTGGTGGTACCTCCTCGCACTGCCACCATGCGGCGGTGCTTCTTATTCCGTGCTCCACAGCGGTCAACGACACACCTCTGTCCGTCCCTACGGCCCTCCGGTTGTGTTCTCAAGAATCTCCACTTCACGCTTCACCTCTGCCATCTTATTTTTCTGCTCGGCCAAAACGGACCCAAAGAAGCACTTGGCAGACCATCACTTTCTGTGATATTTACGACTTTGTTCCTTCCTTgcactttgtgtttgtgatCTTGATGTTACACTGTCTGGCAGGAAGCTGCACTAATGATTAGTTAATGTTGCACTCCAAATGTTGTTTCTGTTGCTCTGTACTTGGCACAGCACTTTACTAAGCACTACTTTAATCGAGATGCCATTGTATAACTGAAAAAGAGGAATTGAGTTTTTGTTATTAGAATATTTTTTATCTCGTAGTATGACATACACATGCAGGGAGCAGTGacaccaagaacacacacaaccaccaaagAAGTTTGTTCTTCACATTTTTCCCATCCATGCTGCCCTTCCTCCAAGCAGTGGAGATGTTGTTGGCAGCCATATTAGGGCCCCCCAGGGACACATTCCAAGTGTttgtgtagttttttttttttttccaacacGGCTGtaagctgagatgtggttatttGGGGATTTGTCTTGTAAAAACAGACCATTCCTGACCACCACAATTctgtagaactatgcacttctgatcattGATCGTCTGCTCTACTTTATACatgcactttttgtacattgctttggagaaaagcgtcagataaataagtaaaaaaatgAATGTACTTCTAAACTATGGACATATTGTGCAAAGTTGCATAATGCAATGAACAATGAGAAAGCAACCACAATTCCATAGATTCTTAACATTTGTGTTGATGGTGGACATACCTTACATGGAATTAAATTAATGTCCATGTTCGGGTGTCTACAGTCAATGTCCTTCACAGGAGAACAAAGGGTGTGTCCAGTATTGGCTGAGCTAAGCCTCATCAGGGATAATCTCAAACATGTTTGAAGTTCGTTATCAAATGGATATGCTGTCGAAAGTATCCATTGTGAAATTGTCATGGTGATTGGAAGGCCATTAACCATCAGTTACAGATTCTTACAATACCCAGTGGAGATTGAAGGCTGCTTTCTTTAGTGATTGTGTTACAGGACTAAGTGAAACAAGTTGCATTGGAGATATTGTAAAAGCCTTACAATGGATGCCATGGAGTATTTCCTGCTTTTAATACACAACTCTTGCTACTGTCATTGTATTTGTCTTTCTTTTATTCCTCGCTgtttttaaaaacaaacaatctAAAGCGGAATGGCTTGAGGACCTTTCATCTGGATCTGGGACAAATGCTTGCAGACTGGATGCAGCTTTCATCCACAAGCTGAAGTCGTGGACCCTGGCGTGTCCGGTCTGGGTTGAAGGTGTGTGAGTCACCTCACAGCACAGGCTTTCCATTCAATACTGAGCGGAATAAACACTCCACAAACAGAACAAAAGTAGTAATATACAgtgtacacatatatatatacacatcctGTAGGGGGGGTTTAACAAAATCGCAAACAGAAAGAACAAACGATACTTTGATTGGAAAAAAAGGAAATTCTGTGAAATTCAGTTTGGAAAAAAGGAATTGTTTTCTTCTAATATAAAGTGTGAGGATTGAGGACTTGAATCATGCTACGTCGGAAGCCTTGCTCGGTCTGAGAAGGCATTATATAAAAACTTGACTTGTTGCATAAGCAGTAACGCATCCAATTCATTTGCCGAGAAAAGATATGTATCCTTTGCTAAATAGCTTTACTGGAAATCAACTCTCCTTTTTTAATGAGTTTTATCAGTAGTTAATGACTGTATATTGCACTTTAATAATgacacgttgtgtgtgtgtttgaggaataAAACAGGATGGAATGGAGGACAGGGAGTGTCGAATCAGGGCTTTCAGTGAGAGTGCACACTGGTATTCCAAGCAGTCGTGGTTATAGTGACATTTCTATTTCCGTTTGGTTTCATCTCCATGTCTTCTCCTAAAAGCTCTGCTCTCTTTatcttcaccctcctcctcctcctcccttgttCCTTCTTGACCTTCTCTCCTCCCGTCTCCTTTCGCACCCGTCAGATGCACATCCTCCTGACTCCGCACTCGCAGCAGAACTTG
The sequence above is drawn from the Osmerus eperlanus chromosome 15, fOsmEpe2.1, whole genome shotgun sequence genome and encodes:
- the LOC134034787 gene encoding DEAD-box ATP-dependent RNA helicase rde-12-like — protein: MIRKSRMTNVSPCERYAPVKTAAEDYAMVILPLLVDTESEVSSRLNSTVCGETDKPVCEENGESLSIINMVCRRHFKLSSVPRAKHLTKEILTSLDCPCPSKQRQRGKEREGPAGGERGSGSGGGGAGRGEAGQRGEGGAGRGERGQRGGPGGAGRGGGHRDTRQLCRLKLALEGLKLCYQALASGHGPGT